One region of Caldimonas thermodepolymerans genomic DNA includes:
- a CDS encoding TRAP transporter small permease, producing the protein MPSSSGSTPSAGRPGVLQGARAVLLAVDRVLTGTAMSLACALLAVIACLGLWQVIARFILSQPSTWTEESMRRLLIWMVMLGTVVAFRRGALVSVDLMLRLSRGAWRRFVRTFITVASVAFLATLVWYGIDLVWRVRFQTFASLDLSMSWGYAALPVGAALAIVAVLAHHVDPLNEELENAH; encoded by the coding sequence GTGCCGTCCTCGTCCGGCTCCACGCCGTCGGCGGGACGGCCGGGTGTCCTGCAGGGCGCCCGTGCCGTCCTGCTGGCGGTCGACCGGGTGCTGACCGGGACCGCGATGTCGCTGGCCTGCGCGCTGCTCGCGGTGATCGCCTGCCTGGGCCTGTGGCAGGTGATCGCGCGCTTCATCCTGTCGCAGCCGTCCACCTGGACCGAGGAGTCGATGCGCCGCCTGCTGATCTGGATGGTGATGCTCGGCACGGTGGTGGCGTTCCGCCGCGGCGCGCTGGTCTCGGTGGACCTGATGCTGCGGCTGTCGCGCGGCGCCTGGCGGCGCTTCGTGCGCACCTTCATCACCGTGGCCAGCGTGGCCTTCCTTGCGACTTTGGTCTGGTACGGCATCGACCTCGTCTGGCGCGTGCGCTTCCAGACCTTCGCCAGCCTGGACCTGTCCATGTCCTGGGGCTATGCCGCGCTGCCGGTCGGTGCGGCGCTGGCCATCGTCGCGGTGCTGGCGCACCACGTCGACCCGCTCAACGAAGAGCTCGAGAACGCGCACTAG
- the denD gene encoding D-erythronate dehydrogenase encodes MRVLITGGAGFLGTRLARTLLQRGQLCGAPLARLVLADLGRPADDLCADARVQVRTGDLLAQLDALMAEPYDVVFHLAAAVSGECEADFDLGLRANLDTTRALLEACRRQAARGRVARFVFSSSVAVFGADPALPLPEVVDDRTLPTPQSSYGIQKFICEQLVADYTRKGYVDGRAARLMTVSVRPGRPNGAASGFLSGIVREPLAGLLAVCPVPPETRVALASPATTIAGLLAVAEASREDFGGRTALNLPALTVTVQQMLDALHAVGGDEARSLVRFERDPHIERIVGGWPARFSSARAAHLRLIPDGDFREVVLQYVRDHPQAVTNRQALRLAG; translated from the coding sequence ATGAGGGTGCTGATCACCGGCGGCGCCGGGTTCCTGGGCACGCGCCTGGCGCGCACGCTGCTGCAGCGCGGCCAGCTGTGCGGGGCGCCGCTGGCCCGGCTGGTGCTGGCCGACCTCGGCCGCCCGGCCGACGACCTGTGTGCCGACGCGCGCGTGCAGGTGCGCACCGGCGACCTGCTGGCGCAGCTGGATGCGCTGATGGCCGAGCCGTACGACGTGGTATTCCACCTCGCCGCGGCGGTGTCGGGCGAATGCGAGGCCGACTTCGACCTCGGCCTGCGCGCCAACCTGGACACCACGCGCGCGCTGCTGGAGGCCTGCCGCCGCCAGGCGGCCCGCGGGCGCGTGGCGCGCTTCGTGTTCTCGAGCTCGGTGGCGGTGTTCGGTGCCGACCCGGCGCTGCCGCTGCCCGAGGTGGTGGACGACCGCACGCTGCCCACGCCCCAGTCCAGCTACGGCATCCAGAAGTTCATCTGCGAGCAGCTGGTCGCCGACTACACCCGCAAGGGCTACGTCGACGGGCGCGCCGCGCGGCTGATGACCGTCTCGGTGCGGCCGGGCCGGCCCAACGGCGCGGCCTCCGGCTTCCTCTCGGGCATCGTGCGCGAGCCGCTGGCCGGGCTGCTGGCGGTCTGCCCGGTGCCGCCCGAGACCCGGGTCGCGCTGGCTTCGCCCGCCACCACGATCGCCGGGCTGCTGGCGGTGGCCGAGGCCAGCCGCGAGGACTTCGGCGGGCGCACCGCGCTGAACCTGCCGGCGCTCACCGTCACCGTGCAGCAGATGCTCGACGCCCTGCACGCGGTGGGCGGCGACGAGGCGCGGTCGCTGGTGCGCTTCGAGCGCGATCCGCACATCGAACGCATCGTCGGCGGCTGGCCGGCGCGTTTTTCCAGCGCGCGGGCGGCCCACCTGCGGCTCATCCCGGATGGCGATTTCCGCGAGGTCGTGTTGCAGTACGTGCGTGACCACCCGCAGGCCGTCACCAACCGCCAGGCACTGCGCCTGGCCGGCTGA
- a CDS encoding TRAP transporter substrate-binding protein, translated as MKLNRSLALVLAGLGLAAGVHAQTVLKIGYATSKESHYGVGSTVFCDEIEKGTQGRYKCQHFPNSALGGEREQIEAVQLGTQDLVNTSTGPLGNFVPEVKIVDIPFLFRDYDHARKVMDGPIGEELRRKMAEKGLINLAWTENGFRHMTNSRRAIVKAEDAAGLKMRTMENKVHMDGYKTFGILPTPMPFPELFTALQQGTVDGQENPIPVILAAKFSQVQKHLSLTGHVYSPAALILSPAVWNKLSDADKQVFLAAGKKAAEAQRRKVNEDEANGIAQLKREGMQVVEKVDGDSFRKAIAPAYQAYAREFGADRIAAIQAVK; from the coding sequence ATGAAGTTGAACCGCAGCCTCGCCCTCGTGCTTGCCGGCCTCGGTCTGGCGGCTGGCGTGCACGCACAGACCGTGCTGAAGATCGGCTATGCCACGTCCAAGGAATCGCACTACGGCGTCGGTTCGACGGTGTTCTGCGACGAGATCGAGAAGGGCACGCAGGGGCGCTACAAGTGCCAGCACTTCCCGAACTCGGCCCTGGGCGGCGAGCGCGAGCAGATCGAGGCGGTGCAGCTGGGCACGCAGGACCTGGTCAACACCTCGACCGGGCCGCTGGGCAACTTCGTGCCCGAGGTCAAGATCGTCGACATCCCCTTCCTGTTCCGTGACTACGACCACGCCCGCAAGGTGATGGACGGCCCGATCGGCGAGGAGCTGCGCAGGAAGATGGCCGAGAAGGGCCTGATCAACCTGGCCTGGACCGAGAACGGCTTCCGCCACATGACCAACTCGCGCCGCGCCATCGTCAAGGCCGAGGACGCCGCCGGCCTGAAGATGCGCACGATGGAGAACAAGGTCCACATGGACGGCTACAAGACCTTCGGCATCCTGCCCACGCCGATGCCGTTCCCCGAGCTGTTCACCGCGCTGCAGCAGGGCACGGTGGACGGCCAGGAGAACCCGATCCCCGTGATCCTGGCGGCCAAGTTCTCGCAGGTGCAGAAGCACCTGTCGCTGACCGGCCACGTCTATTCGCCCGCCGCGCTGATCCTGTCGCCCGCGGTGTGGAACAAGCTGTCCGACGCCGACAAGCAGGTGTTCCTCGCGGCCGGCAAGAAGGCCGCCGAGGCGCAGCGCCGCAAGGTCAACGAGGACGAGGCCAACGGCATCGCGCAGCTCAAGCGAGAAGGCATGCAGGTGGTCGAGAAGGTCGACGGCGACAGCTTCCGCAAGGCGATCGCGCCGGCCTACCAGGCCTATGCGCGCGAGTTCGGGGCGGATCGCATCGCCGCGATCCAGGCCGTGAAGTGA